agctccaaaacaatggcatcaaaagtttgatcatgtcatgcttgatgctgggttcaaaatcaatgaatgtgacaggtgtgtgtatgtgaaggacacatctgatggatatgtcattttgtgtctatatgtagatgatatgctcattgctggaagcgatgataaaatcataaaatctacaaagaacatgctaaaagcaagatttgacatgaaagacatgggtcttgCGGATGTGATTTTAGGGGTCAAAATCACGCGAACCCAAAGTGGACTCGTTTTAAGTCAATCCCACTATGTGGACAAAATTCTTGAGAAGCTCAATGCAAATGACTCTAATGAAGCTAGAACTCCACTTGACACAAGTCAACATCTAGCCAAGAATAGAGGTGCACCCGTAAACCAGTTGGAATACTCAAGAATTATTGGTAGCTTGATGTATCTTATGAGTTGTACTAGGCCAGACATAGCATTTGCTGTGAGCAAGCTAAGTAGATACACAAGCAACCCAAGTTCAATGCGTTGGAACTGTATCACTCGGTTGCTTCGCTACTTAAGATACACTCGGGAATACGGGTTGCATTATAACATATATCCAGCAGTTATAGAAGGACACTGCGATGCAAATTGGATATCTGACACGAATGATTCCAGGGCAACAAGTGGGTATGTATTCACACTTGGAGGTGCAACGATATCATGGAaatcatcaaaacaaacggttattgctagatccacgatggaatctgAGTTCATCGTTTTAGATAAAGCAGGTGAAGAGGCAtaatggctacgtcaatttgttGAGGATATACCAAGATGGCCTAAGCCGGCAACGGCCATTTTTATACATTGTGATAGACAATCGGCACTTGGCAGAGCTCGTGGCACAATGTATAATGGTAGGAACAGACATATCAGACGTAGACATAATACGATACGACAACTAATCTCTACAGGAATTATCACTGTTGACTACGTGAGGTCAAAGGATAATATTGCAGATCCGCTGACAAAAGGCCTAAGTAGAGAGTTAGTGCAGAAGTCGTCCATgggaatgggactgaagcccttgaaaaatgaagttcatatgatggaaacctaactcaatagactggagatcccaagaattgagttcaataggaaaacctaattgtatgaataaACGAGGTCactgtgggggggggggggggaataacCCTACGCATTTAATAAGGTAGTCTATTATAAAGATTaataaacttcctagtccattcctaaaagtgacaagtgtgaggctaagcCTGTGGCTTTTAATGATTCGACTAAGGAAACCATACATAGTTaatcacctatgtgagagagaagtggggtcgcttcgaagggtattgttggggcacaatacctaatggctctcgcagaaccaggcatcatgttcatgaccataacgaacataactatgaggacttgactttgtcagggagagtcttgtgtgaagtgcattgtcgtctacacaaacggcagacgagttcaaagacatcgagttctactcagagctagtgggctaagtgcatttcatgagcgaaggttcaaagggtaacacctacctatcgtatgcaaaactcaactgctGAAATGTAATAAGGAATTATGTCGTTTCTGAGATCgacctccattcatgtgggggattgttggaagttATAGTGTGAATGGAAAGTCACAAGTGGTAAAACCACTTTGTCCCACATCGGAGTGGGAACAAAATGATAGGCTATTTATAAgcctccattcatgtgggggattgttggaagttATAGTGTGAATGGAAAGTCACAAGTGGTAAAACCACTTTGTCCCACATCGGAGTGGGAACAAAATGATAGGCTATTTATAAGGTGAATCCTTATCCAAGCCTTTGAagtcttatgacatgttttaccacaagtcctacccgcgtGCGCAGGGGGGTGCAAAAAATGGAACCGAAATTAGATGAACTCGCGTAtgcccgcacgtcctgcggacacgaatgcagttCCAAAAACCCGGGTCCGCGTGGAGCGGGTTTTTGCACTCTTGACTTTCAGTTTTTTGAAACTGAAATGAATGAATGAGATCACTATTTCAATTTCAAATCCTAACAGCTGCAGTCATGAATTATCAGGTCAGATTCGTAACCGATATACACTAATGAccattgatgcgtgtgtagtgcaatatgttttagatatatatattttaagccctttttacactttagccaagttttaaatttataaaacacgatatttactaacactaaacacacatatgggcaagtgcacccatcgtggacgtagtatagtgttggtaagataccgaggtcgtccaaggacacaagagcttttagtaccagtttattctcaacgtctaatcaaatcaaaatgttagaaaaagatttttaaaactaagaaaagaaaactaactaaatgctgaaaaataaaataaaaataaaaacagatagacaagatgaatcacttggatccgactcgtgtgttagtataacctttgattattttcgcacttttgcacttgtttaagagattatctgagttattgtagtaggcccctcttttgaaggcgacgttaccctcaacccagtagtttgagtcagcaaggatacaatcctaaagggtcgaactattgaaagataattaattaagttattaatgcaaattatggtaggcccctcttttggaggtgacgttaccctcgactaagtagtctgagccagcagggatacagtcctaaatagccgggttataatattaatagtagttaacttatgaggggatcaaagagtttggacccccgccatccaatacctttgggtattgaaggaggtcctactaaattggacccaggtcccttgcaggacctttaaacgttgaacaagggcaagacccttaccaaaccgttcccttaacccccgaccaggtagccaacatacctccatatagaccgtggagatatgaatgataaaaatcttttattttatatagacagtaaaataatgccaagacaccacggacaaacgataaggaagaatcaccttcaacataagaaactagttattaacgtcattaatacaaaaccaattaagaagtgcaaaagattaaaaataaaaagtattatactaaacacttgtcttcaccaagtgatgtaagagacttaggcaaacatggccttgattgtcaagaactcttacgatcaatcttggatcccgagacgactcacacactctatgatggacaatggatgatggtggtggatgatggtgttgtgatagtggtgggtggtggatgaagtgtgagagaggtggtgtgccaagggatgagtagtaatggctccaagcactcctatttataggttgaatagaagactgggcacggccccgtgtccgctgggcacggccccgtgcccgtctgacactatctctcctcattaattgtaattcgcaattacaattaatgcgcctgcagtactttgggcacgcccccgtgttcactgggcacggccccgtggtgagcaatagaagcttctacaggtttgtcttttctgctgcttcttgggcacggccccgtgctcgctgagcacggggcgtattcagtcttctgccttctctgtttgcttgggaggatgctgtcgaggggtcgggcaatccacttttgttccttttcttgtatttatgttagatttagctgtcttttgcttcttttgttaatttgaactcatttaatcctgaaaatgcaaaaggaagacaaaaacacactttttccaacattagtacttaaaaagggttagttttatgcctcatttgatgtaatttatatgttgcattttacacacatcaccatTATATGGTCTTTTATTTGTTGATTTCGGTTATGGGTTTTGGCACTATAAATCAAAGACTGGGTTGATCAGTTGAGATATACAAAACAACTTCTCTTCTCTCTATCTCAGTTTCTGCAACACAGCTTCTTGTTCTTTTCAGGCAAGTGCTCAAGTCCGGCAGTGCGCGGTGCTGCTTCAaaccggcgtaccctgggaacagacgaagaatctgtttaagggaattgtgttAGCCCGGTTCAATCGTTTACTGTTTCTGCAATTTATTTTTCTACTTCTGATTAATCTGCGGTTCGGATCAGTGGTTATTTTTTATAACAAACTTGCCAGTGTTTGATCAGACTTAAACAGACAGTAGTTCTGATCAGCGGTTACTTTTTCTAACAGTTTTGTGGGTCGATCTCCAAAGGTTGCTTATACAACTTTTTTGTCAACGACGGTGTTCAAAGGACAATATTAGTGTAGACAAAATTCAACGTAAACATGGGTAAAACGTCGAGAAGTTCATTTATCATTTCAATAAAGAAAGCATATAAATTAGCGGAGTTATAGATCACTTACCGGTCAGGATTTGTTGATAGAAAGTTAAAGTTATGACCAATATTAGTCAAATTGTCGGTATAGCTTTACATCTGTCAAACAATAAAATTTTATATAATCACTAACCAATAAACATGTTAGTTATATTAACAAgtcctcaaaaaaaaaaataataataaaaaataaaaaataaaaaaaaaaccgtaATTTATTGTAACAAATCAAAACCTTCATGGCCATAAAATACTCACGTACAACTCACGTGATTCAATACATTCTCCTCACACCAAACAACCACctataaacaaacaaacaaagctccATCCCAATCTCATTCATTCTCTCAAAACACAAAATGGTATCCAACACACAACCCGACCCATACACCCTACCCAAACTCCCACTCTTCTCCACCACACCACACCACCACCCCGAACCATCCGGCACACTAACACCACCACACCACGCCACCGCATCCATCCCCTTCCAATGGGAAACACAACCCGGCAAACCCAGACCATGTACGGACATAATAATATCATCTACCCACAACAAATGCTTAGAGCTTCCTCCAAGACTAGTAGCAATAGTGGAACCACCCAAAACATGCTCACCGACAACGGTTCTCGATGGCAAAACCGTCTTTTCATCGGCTTCTTTTAGGTTTGCTAAAGAACGACGTCGTAGAGGGCAGATGCAAGGGTCGTTTGATAGTAACTGTAGCGGTGGGTGGAGTCCGAATGATGATAACGGTTGTTTGGGACAGGTAGATGACAAAAGTGACCGGCAGAAAGTTGGTAGAGAGAACCGGCAGTTTGGGTCGTTTAGGTTGTTAAGTGGTAGCCGTAAAGTTATTTCGATGGATGGAGGATTTTCCGATGAGAATAAGATGAGGAGAAATTCTAGTTTGTCTAAAGTCACCAGGTCTCACTTTTGGGTAAGAATTGTTTTTCCTTTCGGTACAACCTTTATTGCATAGTGTACAAGTGTATGTTGCCTGCGTGTTTTTAAGAAAATGTTCATGTTCATATGGTGGTGACAAAATAAATTGCATTTAGTATGGGTTAGATAAGCTTTATTTTCTCACTAAAGACCCACACTATTTTCACTTTTactataaaataataataaataataatttaaatatataggTCTATTTTGAAATTTCTTTAGTCAAATAtgtttattttagtattttttttttctctttttaatgatattttttaaACACTTAAATACCATCTCACCTTCTACTCGTAATAATTTAAATTTATACTATTTTTGTAAGGGCAAGCACCATACCGTTAGTCCGTCATGGgaaaataaataaacattttaTTAATAGAAAGTGTTAAAGCatgatttgtttgtttggaaTTATATTCAgttaaattaaagttaaacatAAAAGCATGTTAGTCAGATAGGTATATAACAAAAGATAAACAGGTATATAACTACCAAAAAAACAAGAAACCACCGAAAGGatcatttaattaacaaaaagtcTTAATGCATGATTAGCTAGTACTTTAAGCTTAAactttaaaacttgtttttatttaaattaaaattaaacataAAGCATTTTAGTCAAAAATATAGCAAGAAAATAATGCATGACGGCCCACTTAAAGGTAGTGTAGTGGCGGGTGAGAGCATGTGGGGTCTTTCGAACGTTAATATCATATATTCATACCCATACAATTGCTGAATTCTCATTTGTTGCTGAAGTTTCACTTTTGGTCCTTCAACTATACTGTTACTTACATTTTGctcctttttattttattaatttttgttttcttttcgCCAGGCGACGGTGTATAAAGGTTTTAAGCAAGTAGTTCCATGGAGGAAGAAGACTAACAAGGAAAGCTTCATTCTTTGACTTGCTTTCATCCATGATCCTGTATTAGTATATTAATCGGGGTTTGTATCGGATATTGATTCGGTTCAAGTATGTATTGTTATTGTCATCGTCTATATTGTGTTAAATTGGTATTGAAAGAAAGTTATTTGTCATTTTCCAATTTAATTTTCCATGTTATAGAAATAAATATggtgaagaatgaagaagaaaacaCTTACTATATTGCTTGTCACAATCATCTAATTTTGTGATCATTATTTGTTCTTACAATAAGAGAACGAAAATTTAAATAATTTGGTTAttcattttttacatttttttagaGTAAAGATTTTAAATACGACATCTCGCCTGCCAGGCTTTAAATTTAAAGGAAAAAAATGCTATATTTCTGAATTTTATACTTGATATGCATAAAGCTTTGAAGTATACTTGATATGCATAAAGCTTTGATGCTTAAATAATTGAATCATCATATTAACAAATGAATGGGATATTTTCAAATGTGTAAACAGGGGCGTAAcatagtgggggcgggagggggcggccgacccaccgttttgtaaaaacttttgagtatatatgttttcgactctccggtcgaaaatctcaagcttcgccattgTGTGTGAATGTGATATTTTGAAGTGTAAACGTGATATTTGAATATTAAAGAACTAAGTATGGCATAGCTATTGAATTACAACAAAGCTTCCGACACTATATCTAATGTAAATAAAGTTGAAGATTTCATTGCAACAAAAAGATCAATACACATTTTAGAAGGTCAAAAGATCAATACACATTTTAGAAGGTCATTTGTTGTCTAAAAAGTATCAAATGAAAACGAGTATGGATTGAGAAAAAATGGTAGGCGTTTGCTTCACAAAGTTTTTCTAATAGAATTGAAATTTGTCAAAAGAATTGGATTTTAAATTTAAACATGTTAAATGAATTGGATTTGAAATTAAAGTTTGTCAAAAAAATCGGATTTGAAGTAAAAAAGTTCTTAATGGATTACAATTCTAGGGAACCAAATATGTCAAGGAATTAGTTTTTAAtacatttttttaacaaaatatcatgttagtttgaaaaaaaaaattgattatgGTAGTGGTGCGACGGCATGGTCGGCTATGGCAACATTGGTGGTGTGGAATGGGGGAATTAATTTTTTTTGCTTTACAAATACTTTAAGGAATTTGAAGAAATTACTTTTAATTCCAATTCTACGTCATTTATTCTTCAACCATACCTGTTATTTGAATTTCAATTCAACAAGCTTGGTTaatataaaatgtaatatgtaTCCATTTCTATTTAATTAAGTTGAATTTCACCAAATACCTATGGTTATGCGAAACTGATTAAAAAATATCACAAAATGAATGCTTAATAACTTATATAATGGAATTACATCAATTACAAAGAAAACAATCGAACAAAAGTACAGTtaaaacataaccaaataaaattaTAACTAAACAAAAAGAACACATGTACAGATGTACTTGAATAATTAAGGTCATCTCTTCTCAAATTAAACTTTCGTTTTTTCTATATAAATATCATGTAATCAAGTTGTGTTGCCATATAATTGATGCAAAATTGTAATTAGACTAACTAGTTATAATGTTTTTTAAACACTTCTGAACAAAAGCttgatttttttattcttttatatTTGGTTGTTCCAATTTTTTCATTCCATCTAATTTTATTTCTTTACCATAATACCGTCCATTATCAGTTATTACGAAAATGTCACTCCTTTGGCCACATGGACTCGTATAAGGCATTCAATGATCATTCTTTGATTCCTATGCTTTGTATGATAAGGATGTTTGCTACGTGTATAAATACACAATCAAATATATAATCCGTGTGCTTTTATATTTTGTCCTTCTCCAATTCTTAAACACCAcgttttattttttcttttttttttgttcaccGCGTATGGATTTATAAGTTTGGAGTTAAGATTTGAGATTCGGTGAAGATGTCAAGGGCATTTAGCGTTCTGATGGGTAAAGGATTGATTAAGGTTGTGAATGGGCAACGTTTTGGTTAGTGTTTGAAATTTTGAGGTATTTGGGTTGTTTGGAGTTAGGATTTCGATTTGCAGGGGTGagttaatcaagatgatgaaggGTTGATGAAGATAGTGGTCGAAGGATGACTAAAACACAACGGATCGAGAGTTTAGTTATCGAGAGGGGAGAAGAGGCGCATGAGGGTCACCAAGAAGGGGAGAGGGATGACGACATCGCTCAGGAGAGCAGTATGTGGCTATCATGAATGATGATAGTGTTGTATAGAGGGGTGATGGTGGTTGCATGATAGACTCATTTTATTATTTATTGCCCGGTGGAGAGGAGAGGGAAAGGGGGGACACGAATTCTAAAACCGAACCTtttgtaaaaaatatatatgtttaggATCTTGACACTTAGAAATATGATAAAACCATAATTTTGTGTATACAATTTTAAAATGACATTATATTGTTGGTGACATCATATTGGTTTTAGTAAAAAGAAATCTATTAAATAAAGTTAAACCACTAAAATACCGAGGGCCTTTAAATAAGGAGGCTGCTTGCTTtatcttatttttttttcttacaaaCAAACGCCTTTGGGTGGTTGGACGCATAAATAAgaaaaaaagactaaaatactGAGGTGATGCGGTTTGGATTTTAACATGTGACAATTTTTGTGATGGTAATTGGTACATAGCAACCATGTCAAGAAAGTTAACACTTATTGTAAACAACAATGACAGGTTTAGGTCATCCATTACGAAAACCAAAATTTATAGGTTTAATACACTTGTATGTAAGAGATAATATAATTTACAAAATATAATTTATAGATAAAACAAATTAAATGATTAATTTTTTACTTATAATTTATGGATAAAACAAGTTAAATGATTATTTTTTTCCTAATAAATTTTATGTCCTTAAAAAATTCTTATATAACAAAgtcaaaacaaatcaaacaaaatTAAATAGTGTTTGTATGAGAGGAGTTTTTTCTTACAAATTAATATTCGGGTAATTCTTATATGCTAATCATGGCATGACCAATGATTATCAATAAACTGTATGATTGTATGAATGCAATTGTTTTCTGAATAAACACTAAGTCTAAACCGTAGGGTTTAGGTTTATGCGTAGAGTGGTCTCAACAAGATGGTTAATCTTCGATCTTTTCTTGATCAGCGGTTGGGTTTCTTACAAGAGTTGATCTACAAAACAAGAACATTATGAAGCTCGTTACAAGGAGGAGAGGCGGTGGGTTCTCCTTATAATCCCCGTCCGGCTTGAGAATAAGTATCGTTTAAGAAGAGTAAACGagtgtgtgttaagagtgagagagTCGATCTTTAAACTTGTGGTTGAAGGTTCTTGTTTATAGCCGAAGAGTGTGGAGAAgaagatgggctgatgggcctttgCACAGCTGTCACTGTCGACGAATAATCCATTTGGTTTCCTCTGGCAGGACCCAGAGGCGGACCCTTGGAAAAAAAATCtagtgtattttttaggcaaaaaacTCATTCGCACTttttgaaaatatggttgaacccCTCATACGCACCCCCGAAAAAAAtatctgggtccgccactggccGGACCGTTAGTGCCTGCAGAGGTATGGTGACGTGGCGCAACGTGGTTGGCCATATGTCGTTGTCCAACTGTACTTTTTGTCGGGCTTATCATCAACCATTAGTTGAGATTGTGTAGCAGTGCTTGGCGATGGCTGATTGGTGCCACTTATTCGTCCTTTGTTAGTTGTTACTTGTTGTCCCCttgatgtggggtaaaatacacatatttgtcccttGTGGATTGTATAATTTATGtatagttttatttgtttttagttagtttttagtattatattatattatattgtgttttggcaggtcctggtgcaaatggagcaaaaacgagtaatatgggAATGATCAGCCAGTCAGGCAGAGTAGAATGCCAGAGACCGAATTAAAATTGCCGCTATTTTTCTTGATTGGGTCAAGCATATTTATCTCTATATTATTCAAAGTAAAAGGCCAATTGATATTTCCATATACTAGTCTATGACGGCAGAAGGTTGAAAAAGTTCCATTCGATATATTCCATACAAGATCAGAAGGTATATATTGTtttgtggttggaggcggctatACTGattgggccgaagcccatttgTTTGGGTCGTGACAGATAAAGACGAATAAGAGGAGGCTGCCATAAGAAAAAGCAATATCATCGAGCCGCACATCAGATCATACAATCATCACGGCTGAACTGAAATCAAATATACCTGCTGTGGACGTGATCGCATCAGTGTAGACGGATTTTGAGAAGGTGTTTAGCAAAGAATCAAGTTCAAGAATCATCGGGTTTGAAGCGGGAAGCTTAGAGAACAAAGAATAAACGGGTTTTGTTATTCGATTCTTCTTGTTTTCCTATTTTCTTTGTTTCATGTCTATGAATTTTGAATTTAaactttgtgtttttatttttaagacCATGATTCTTGGCTAAACCTTTGTTACTACCTAGGTTAGATGATAgtttaataaagtttggatttttaacGGTTTTCTGTTGTTTGGTTATGGATTGATCTTTGAAAGTAAATAATTCTGGAACCTTTAATTTGGTGCGTGTGAGTATTTACTTTTGGTTGTTGATTGTTTACTGTTTCACATAAattttggtggatgtctttcacataatgaatttgtgttgattattcgtatctttgcgggttcgggtgatctttgggtaaatcggccgatagccttagaaacagtaattaaaattcAATTAGAACTAagtattctgcttaacttgtcgctgagaggctcgagttagttagtAGGTCTCAGTACGATATATAGCTAAGATAGGTTTTGAGAGAAATCGGTCTTAGTTCCCTAATCGCGCCtgtgtctattaaaccaagttagaatctaggattgccttagactttcgcgctgagaggtaggttgtcgtattagggcacttttagagacGTTAGAGGACTAAGAGGAAGTCTAACAACCGGTgttcataacagccttgtagggtttcctaggtttcttcctgagaagggtcgggaggtCTTAGCATGAGATACCTTAGGGTTTAGTACTTTacgatcccggttccataccacaATAGTCCCGTTAGAAATCCATTCCTAGTTAAATAGGattctagcctaggtagtctttaTCACCACTGAGTTAAAACCTTCGTTCAAAGTCACgtctagttaatttagttaattagtttaaatttaattgcaATTTTAGGATTGTTAGAAAACCCcccaaaacaataaaaacaagtaaTTCAGTTAGGTCAGTTAAGTTAGTCGAGTCTAGTTAACGTCAttagagagtctcgtgggttcgatactcggacttacttaggctatactgcattgaccggtacacttgccggttgtgtggtctaggtttagagagtcttaatcttataaatttaaaacttagagtgtC
This is a stretch of genomic DNA from Helianthus annuus cultivar XRQ/B chromosome 16, HanXRQr2.0-SUNRISE, whole genome shotgun sequence. It encodes these proteins:
- the LOC110917992 gene encoding uncharacterized protein At4g00950, which codes for MVSNTQPDPYTLPKLPLFSTTPHHHPEPSGTLTPPHHATASIPFQWETQPGKPRPCTDIIISSTHNKCLELPPRLVAIVEPPKTCSPTTVLDGKTVFSSASFRFAKERRRRGQMQGSFDSNCSGGWSPNDDNGCLGQVDDKSDRQKVGRENRQFGSFRLLSGSRKVISMDGGFSDENKMRRNSSLSKVTRSHFWATVYKGFKQVVPWRKKTNKESFIL